A stretch of the SAR202 cluster bacterium genome encodes the following:
- the rplK gene encoding 50S ribosomal protein L11 has product MAKKVKAIIKLQLPAGQATPAPPVGPALGQHGVNIMAFVKEYNAKTANQSGSIIPVHLTVYEDRSFTFVVRTPPASDMLRKAANVPKGSGLAGRESVGKIPRAKLEEIAKQKMRDLNAASVEGAVKIVEGTARSMGIEIV; this is encoded by the coding sequence TTGGCTAAGAAAGTTAAAGCAATCATTAAACTGCAGCTGCCGGCTGGCCAGGCCACCCCGGCGCCCCCCGTCGGCCCTGCCCTGGGCCAGCACGGCGTCAATATCATGGCCTTCGTCAAGGAATATAACGCCAAGACCGCCAACCAGTCAGGGTCTATCATTCCCGTCCACCTGACCGTTTACGAAGACCGTTCCTTTACCTTTGTGGTGCGGACCCCGCCGGCCTCGGACATGCTACGTAAGGCTGCCAACGTCCCCAAAGGCTCCGGCCTGGCGGGCCGGGAGTCCGTTGGCAAAATCCCCCGCGCCAAGTTGGAAGAGATCGCCAAGCAGAAAATGCGGGACCTCAACGCCGCCAGCGTAGAAGGCGCCGTCAAAATTGTTGAAGGCACCGCCCGCAGCATGGGCATTGAGATAGTTTAG
- a CDS encoding JAB domain-containing protein → MIRDLPTEERPRERLKAFGPSALSNTELLAILLRTGVTGESVMGLSSRVIRRFQGLAGLARASYSELCSEHGISEAKACQLLAALELGRRYSSLQPEETPRISSPRDIANLLMGEMSFLQQEHLRVVVLNTKNQVQGISRVYIGNVNSAMVRVAEIFKPAVTQNCPNVIVVHNHPSGDPTPSADDIAITRQLVGAGKLLDIELLDHIIIGGGNQFFSMKEKGLGF, encoded by the coding sequence ATGATTCGGGACCTCCCCACCGAGGAGCGCCCCAGGGAACGCCTCAAAGCCTTTGGCCCCTCCGCCCTCAGCAACACCGAGCTTCTCGCTATCCTCTTGCGCACCGGAGTCACCGGCGAAAGCGTTATGGGTCTTTCCTCCCGCGTCATCCGCCGCTTCCAGGGCCTCGCCGGCCTGGCCCGCGCCTCCTACTCCGAACTCTGCTCTGAGCACGGCATCAGCGAGGCCAAAGCCTGCCAGCTCCTCGCGGCCCTGGAGCTGGGGCGCCGGTACTCGTCCCTCCAGCCCGAGGAGACCCCTAGAATCAGTTCGCCGCGAGATATCGCCAACCTCCTCATGGGCGAGATGTCCTTCCTACAGCAAGAACACTTGCGAGTAGTAGTCCTCAACACCAAGAACCAGGTTCAGGGCATAAGCCGGGTGTATATCGGCAACGTCAACTCGGCCATGGTGCGTGTGGCGGAAATCTTCAAGCCCGCCGTCACCCAGAACTGCCCCAACGTCATCGTCGTCCACAACCACCCCTCCGGCGACCCCACCCCCAGCGCCGACGACATCGCCATCACCCGCCAGCTGGTGGGCGCTGGCAAGCTCCTGGACATAGAGCTTCTCGACCACATCATCATCGGCGGCGGCAACCAGTTCTTTAGCATGAAGGAGAAAGGGCTGGGTTTCTAA
- a CDS encoding 50S ribosomal protein L10 — protein MPTQKKIDEVTELKEKISKATIAIATNPQGLGGAAMTDLRSKLREKKIEYRMVKNTLVGIAADQAQKPSLKDVVKATTVIAFGYGEPVDAAKALDEYIRATRANIVINGALMGTQVLTAEQVSSLASLPPKSQLVAKLLGQLQLPMARLVGSLKSPISGLGIVLQARIKQMESAKPAA, from the coding sequence ATGCCCACACAAAAAAAGATTGATGAAGTCACGGAGCTGAAGGAAAAGATCTCCAAGGCCACCATCGCCATCGCCACCAACCCCCAGGGTCTCGGCGGCGCGGCCATGACGGACCTGCGCAGCAAATTGCGCGAGAAGAAGATCGAGTATCGAATGGTCAAGAACACCCTGGTCGGCATAGCCGCGGACCAGGCCCAAAAACCGTCCCTCAAGGACGTGGTCAAGGCCACAACCGTCATCGCCTTCGGTTATGGCGAGCCCGTGGACGCCGCCAAAGCCCTGGACGAGTACATTCGAGCCACCAGGGCCAACATTGTGATCAACGGCGCCCTCATGGGCACCCAGGTCCTCACCGCCGAGCAGGTCTCTTCCCTGGCCTCCCTCCCGCCTAAATCCCAACTAGTCGCCAAGCTCCTGGGACAGCTTCAGCTTCCCATGGCCCGGCTGGTCGGAAGCCTGAAGAGTCCCATCTCCGGTCTAGGAATCGTGCTGCAAGCGCGGATTAAACAGATGGAGTCCGCCAAACCCGCCGCATAG
- the nusG gene encoding transcription termination/antitermination factor NusG produces MTTSKTSKTDTAAKNTQDARWYIVHTYSGQEERVKKNLELRINSLDMQDKILQVIVPTEEEIAIKDGKRRSERKKVFPGYILVQMKMDDESWYAVRNTPGVTGFVSTEDERDKRPKPIALEPKEVDAILAQIESGPPKITVGLQVGETVRITAGPFADFMGVVNDVDPDKARIRVLVSFFGRETPVELDFLQVEKV; encoded by the coding sequence ATGACAACCTCCAAAACCAGCAAAACTGATACCGCCGCTAAGAACACCCAAGACGCCCGCTGGTACATTGTCCACACCTACTCCGGCCAGGAAGAGCGGGTGAAGAAGAACCTGGAGTTGCGCATCAACAGCCTGGATATGCAGGACAAGATCCTCCAGGTTATTGTCCCCACCGAGGAAGAAATAGCTATCAAGGACGGCAAACGCCGCTCTGAGCGGAAAAAGGTCTTCCCAGGATACATCCTGGTCCAGATGAAGATGGACGACGAAAGCTGGTACGCCGTGCGCAACACGCCAGGCGTCACCGGCTTTGTCTCCACCGAGGACGAGCGCGACAAGCGACCTAAGCCCATTGCCCTGGAACCCAAGGAGGTCGACGCCATCCTTGCTCAGATAGAGTCCGGACCTCCCAAGATCACCGTGGGCTTACAGGTGGGCGAGACCGTCCGCATCACCGCCGGCCCCTTCGCCGACTTCATGGGCGTGGTCAACGACGTGGACCCGGACAAGGCCAGAATTCGCGTGCTGGTCTCCTTCTTCGGACGCGAGACCCCCGTGGAGTTGGATTTCTTGCAGGTAGAGAAGGTCTAG
- a CDS encoding 50S ribosomal protein L1, with the protein MNKHGKQYQEATKVVDREKAYNLDEAVESLLSMKTSKFDETVELHLRTNADPKQTDQAVRGVATLPHGLGKSVRVLVFANGEAADLAKRAGADFVGDEDLIKQVEGGWTEFDVGLAVPDMMAKIGKLGRVLGRKGLMPNPRTGTMVQPRDVPKAVEEAKKGRVEYRTDRTAIIHVPVGKKSFPKEKLVDNINSVMDAVVKARPAGIKGAFIRTAFLTSTMGPSLKLDVNQVASDKVE; encoded by the coding sequence GTGAATAAACACGGCAAGCAATATCAGGAAGCCACTAAAGTCGTCGACAGGGAGAAGGCCTACAACCTGGACGAGGCTGTGGAATCCCTTCTCTCGATGAAGACCTCCAAGTTCGATGAGACCGTCGAACTGCACCTCCGCACCAACGCCGACCCTAAACAGACCGACCAGGCCGTACGCGGCGTAGCTACTCTGCCCCACGGCCTGGGCAAGAGCGTTCGGGTCCTGGTCTTCGCCAACGGCGAAGCCGCCGACCTGGCCAAACGCGCCGGCGCCGATTTCGTCGGCGACGAAGATTTAATCAAGCAAGTTGAAGGCGGCTGGACCGAGTTTGACGTGGGCCTTGCCGTGCCGGACATGATGGCCAAGATAGGTAAGCTGGGCCGCGTCCTTGGCAGAAAGGGACTCATGCCCAACCCCAGGACCGGCACCATGGTGCAGCCCAGGGACGTTCCCAAGGCCGTGGAAGAGGCCAAGAAAGGGCGCGTCGAGTACCGCACTGACCGCACCGCCATTATCCATGTCCCGGTAGGAAAGAAGAGCTTCCCCAAAGAGAAGCTTGTCGACAACATCAATTCCGTCATGGACGCCGTGGTAAAAGCCAGGCCGGCGGGCATCAAGGGCGCCTTTATACGCACCGCCTTCCTTACCAGCACCATGGGACCCAGCCTCAAACTTGACGTCAACCAGGTGGCTTCTGATAAAGTAGAGTAG
- a CDS encoding cupin domain-containing protein yields MAPDLFYYGGNMPFFYNAKDRKAKEIVKGGRIRSFWGKNTLLSYVDIDPNVEVPRHTHTQEQSGIMLEGKMEMGIGDEVRVLSPGDMYIIPPGVEHYAKTSSSKAKVLDIFAPVRDDYKY; encoded by the coding sequence ATGGCGCCTGACCTCTTCTATTACGGAGGTAATATGCCTTTCTTTTACAATGCTAAGGATCGAAAAGCTAAAGAGATTGTCAAAGGCGGACGCATCCGCAGCTTCTGGGGCAAGAACACCCTCCTGTCCTACGTGGACATTGACCCTAACGTAGAGGTGCCGCGGCACACCCATACCCAGGAGCAGTCCGGCATTATGTTAGAGGGCAAAATGGAGATGGGCATCGGCGACGAGGTCCGGGTACTCTCCCCTGGCGACATGTATATCATCCCGCCCGGCGTGGAACACTACGCCAAGACCTCGTCCTCCAAGGCCAAGGTGCTGGACA
- the tuf gene encoding elongation factor Tu produces the protein MAKQKYSRSKPHLNVGTIGHVDHGKTTLTAAITGVLAAQNTGVKFMKYEDIDNAPEERARGVTINISHIEYETPTRHYAHVDCPGHADYIKNMITGAAQMDGAILVVSAPDGPMPQTREHILLARQVEVPRIVVALNKVDAMEDEELLQLVELEVRELLKQYRFPGDEIPIVRVSGLKALEEVQAGKPGPWSQKILQLVEAMEKYIPVPARPKDKPFLMPVEDVFGIKGRGTVVTGRVERGTIKVGDEVEIIGFGAVKKSVATGLEMFHKTLDESEAGDAVGVLLRGIEREDIERGNILAKPGSIKPYSKVDAEVYVLSKEEGGRHTPFFTGYKPQFYIRTSDITGDIKLREGVEMVMPGDNTQMEVNLMYPVALEEGMHFAVREGGRTVGAGVVTKVKE, from the coding sequence ATGGCAAAGCAAAAATACTCTCGTTCCAAGCCCCACCTGAACGTCGGGACCATTGGCCACGTGGACCATGGCAAGACCACGCTGACGGCGGCTATCACCGGCGTTTTGGCCGCTCAGAACACCGGCGTCAAATTCATGAAATATGAAGATATTGACAACGCGCCGGAAGAGCGCGCCAGGGGTGTCACCATCAACATCTCCCACATCGAATATGAGACGCCCACCCGCCACTACGCCCACGTGGACTGCCCGGGCCATGCCGACTACATCAAGAACATGATCACCGGCGCGGCTCAGATGGACGGCGCCATCCTCGTGGTCAGCGCCCCGGACGGCCCCATGCCCCAGACCAGAGAGCACATCCTCCTGGCCCGCCAGGTGGAAGTGCCCCGCATCGTGGTCGCCCTTAATAAGGTGGACGCCATGGAAGACGAAGAGCTCCTCCAGCTCGTCGAACTGGAAGTCCGCGAGCTCCTCAAGCAGTACCGCTTCCCCGGCGACGAGATACCCATTGTCCGCGTCAGCGGCCTCAAGGCCCTGGAGGAAGTCCAGGCCGGGAAGCCCGGTCCCTGGTCCCAGAAGATCCTCCAGCTGGTGGAAGCCATGGAGAAGTACATCCCCGTGCCCGCCCGCCCCAAGGACAAGCCCTTCCTCATGCCCGTCGAGGACGTCTTCGGCATCAAGGGCCGCGGCACCGTGGTCACCGGCCGTGTCGAGCGCGGCACCATCAAGGTGGGCGACGAAGTCGAAATCATCGGCTTCGGCGCGGTCAAGAAGAGCGTGGCCACCGGCCTCGAAATGTTCCACAAGACCCTGGACGAGTCCGAGGCCGGCGACGCCGTCGGCGTCCTCCTGCGCGGCATTGAGCGCGAGGACATCGAGCGCGGCAACATCCTCGCCAAGCCCGGCAGCATCAAGCCTTACTCCAAGGTCGATGCCGAGGTCTACGTGCTGAGCAAGGAGGAGGGCGGCCGTCATACCCCCTTCTTCACAGGCTACAAGCCCCAGTTCTACATTCGCACCAGCGACATCACCGGCGACATTAAGCTCCGCGAAGGCGTGGAGATGGTCATGCCCGGCGATAACACCCAGATGGAAGTCAACCTCATGTACCCGGTGGCCCTGGAAGAAGGCATGCACTTCGCCGTCCGCGAGGGCGGCAGGACTGTGGGCGCCGGCGTGGTCACTAAAGTCAAGGAATAG
- the rpmG gene encoding 50S ribosomal protein L33 yields the protein MAKKRGDVRTLITLQCPDCRERNYNTQKNRRNDTGRVEFNKYCPRCRGHKLHKEIR from the coding sequence ATGGCTAAGAAGCGTGGAGACGTTAGGACTCTAATCACCCTCCAGTGCCCGGACTGTCGCGAGCGGAACTACAACACTCAGAAAAACCGCCGCAACGACACGGGCCGAGTGGAGTTTAATAAATACTGCCCCCGCTGCCGCGGCCACAAGCTGCACAAGGAGATACGGTAA
- the secE gene encoding preprotein translocase subunit SecE: protein MANRPTGAALRRPSSEEVRRFSPFRFLGEVVSELRKCVWPSRDETVRLTIVVLVVGGFVGALLGVFDFGFSRTFTKYIVLP from the coding sequence ATGGCCAACAGGCCCACAGGCGCCGCCCTGCGCCGTCCCTCCTCTGAGGAAGTGCGGCGGTTCAGCCCTTTTCGATTCCTCGGAGAGGTGGTCTCTGAACTCCGCAAGTGCGTTTGGCCCAGCCGGGATGAGACTGTCCGTCTCACCATAGTCGTCCTGGTCGTCGGCGGATTCGTCGGGGCGCTGCTCGGCGTCTTCGACTTCGGCTTCAGCAGGACTTTCACTAAATACATCGTCCTGCCATAG
- a CDS encoding prepilin peptidase: protein MTDASLIAYLAVVGVAVGSFMNVAIDRLPRGESLVSGKSHCDACSKRIELYALTPLLAYLWLRGRCRYCGARIPVRVPVVEAGAGALFGAAAYLYGANVETLIAIVNISVFLIIFFIDMEHRLILNKVLLAAFPVALVTFPWGPVGMEHSVGEAYLRCLVGVGTGFGAMLLVYVASRGGMGEGDVKMGGLMGAVLGFPHILAAFFIAFVVSGLTALALMKIRGMKRKDVMPFGPFLAASAIALLLAGEGAYGWYLDLLGR, encoded by the coding sequence ATGACTGACGCATCGCTCATCGCTTACCTGGCGGTGGTGGGGGTGGCGGTGGGGAGCTTCATGAACGTGGCTATCGACCGGTTGCCGCGGGGCGAGTCTCTGGTCTCTGGGAAGTCCCACTGCGACGCCTGCAGCAAGCGCATTGAGCTATACGCCCTGACGCCGCTGCTGGCATACCTGTGGCTTCGAGGGCGGTGCCGGTACTGCGGGGCGCGGATTCCGGTGAGGGTACCGGTGGTGGAGGCGGGGGCCGGGGCGCTCTTCGGCGCGGCGGCGTATCTGTACGGCGCCAATGTAGAGACGCTTATCGCGATAGTTAACATAAGCGTGTTCCTGATCATCTTCTTTATCGACATGGAACACAGGCTTATTCTGAACAAGGTGCTGCTAGCGGCCTTCCCCGTGGCGCTGGTCACGTTCCCATGGGGGCCGGTGGGGATGGAACATTCAGTGGGCGAGGCGTACCTAAGGTGTCTGGTCGGTGTAGGGACGGGGTTTGGGGCGATGCTGTTGGTCTACGTGGCGTCTCGAGGCGGCATGGGGGAGGGGGATGTAAAGATGGGGGGTCTAATGGGGGCGGTACTGGGGTTCCCGCATATCCTGGCGGCCTTCTTCATCGCCTTTGTGGTCAGCGGGCTGACCGCGCTGGCGCTGATGAAGATAAGGGGAATGAAGCGCAAGGACGTGATGCCTTTCGGGCCGTTTTTGGCCGCATCGGCCATCGCGCTGCTGCTGGCGGGGGAGGGGGCGTATGGGTGGTATTTGGACCTGCTGGGGAGGTAG
- a CDS encoding hybrid sensor histidine kinase/response regulator: MPQSAANRSSAKPAPAKRKILIADDEEMIQELLTTLVAPLRCDVLTARDGDAALDLIKSEHPHLVILDVAMPKRTGLQVVKSLKSDLATSSIPIVLVTALTSETDIKMGLDSGADAVIGKPFSTQAVLDTVGKLLETQTASTKGAEESRSTKPEPSFETMTRSQLLIYAKELGDLYRKTEVLNEDLQQQRQETFHFFNVLCHEIRTALTPIVSSTGLLAETMKAPPQSTDARLLNNIAAGVEILKARVEELLELAGLQTKAFKVSFTSVDVKALLHETCDILQPAARRNHQRIALHIKDNLAPHTGR; the protein is encoded by the coding sequence ATGCCTCAGTCGGCAGCCAATCGGTCCAGCGCTAAGCCGGCTCCTGCTAAACGAAAAATCCTCATCGCTGACGATGAGGAAATGATTCAGGAGCTGCTCACAACCCTTGTGGCGCCTCTCCGCTGCGACGTCCTTACCGCCCGGGATGGCGACGCCGCCCTGGACCTTATAAAAAGCGAGCATCCCCATCTGGTAATCCTGGACGTCGCCATGCCCAAAAGGACTGGACTCCAGGTCGTCAAAAGCCTCAAGTCTGACCTTGCCACCTCGTCCATCCCCATCGTCCTCGTAACCGCCCTGACCTCCGAGACCGACATAAAGATGGGCCTCGACTCCGGCGCCGACGCGGTCATAGGGAAACCTTTCAGCACCCAGGCCGTCCTTGATACCGTCGGCAAGCTCCTGGAAACCCAAACAGCCTCCACCAAGGGCGCGGAGGAGTCGCGGTCGACTAAGCCCGAACCCTCCTTCGAAACCATGACCCGCAGCCAGCTCCTCATCTACGCCAAGGAGCTAGGCGACCTGTATCGAAAAACCGAGGTATTGAACGAAGACCTCCAGCAGCAACGCCAGGAGACCTTCCACTTCTTCAACGTCCTCTGCCACGAAATTCGCACAGCCCTGACGCCCATCGTCTCCTCCACCGGCCTCCTCGCGGAAACCATGAAGGCCCCACCCCAAAGCACCGACGCCAGACTGTTGAACAATATTGCCGCGGGCGTGGAAATCCTGAAAGCGCGGGTGGAGGAGCTGCTGGAGCTGGCCGGACTGCAGACCAAGGCCTTCAAGGTATCCTTTACATCTGTAGACGTTAAAGCCCTTCTCCACGAGACCTGCGATATCCTCCAGCCCGCGGCACGGCGCAACCACCAGCGTATCGCCCTCCATATAAAGGACAACCTGGCCCCCCATACAGGCCGATAG
- a CDS encoding 50S ribosomal protein L7/L12 produces the protein MTKEELLTAIKGMSVLELADLVKELEKEFGVSAAAPVAVAAAPAAGGAAGGAAATAEEKTDFSVTLQEVGPNKINVIKAVREVTNLGLREAKELVEGAPKAVKEGVGKDEANNIKKKLEEAGAKVVLK, from the coding sequence ATGACTAAGGAAGAACTGCTAACGGCTATCAAGGGTATGTCAGTCCTGGAACTGGCTGACCTGGTCAAAGAGCTGGAAAAGGAGTTCGGCGTCTCCGCTGCCGCGCCTGTGGCCGTGGCCGCCGCTCCCGCCGCCGGCGGCGCCGCCGGTGGAGCCGCTGCCACCGCCGAGGAGAAGACCGACTTCTCCGTCACACTCCAGGAAGTCGGCCCCAACAAGATTAACGTCATCAAGGCCGTCCGGGAGGTCACCAACCTGGGCCTGCGTGAGGCCAAGGAGCTGGTTGAAGGCGCCCCCAAGGCCGTTAAAGAGGGCGTAGGCAAGGATGAGGCTAACAACATCAAGAAGAAGCTTGAGGAAGCCGGCGCTAAGGTAGTCCTGAAGTAA